Proteins encoded by one window of Rhodamnia argentea isolate NSW1041297 chromosome 6, ASM2092103v1, whole genome shotgun sequence:
- the LOC115745982 gene encoding LRR repeats and ubiquitin-like domain-containing protein At2g30105 isoform X2, with protein MEDRDQTPPSSNQDSDTDANISITVKFGGRSIPITPSLDSSIKDVKSLLQPLTNVLPRGQKLIFKGKILDDSMTLRASEVKNGAKVMLMASQGLHQGEGPILKAARAQPIIRGTNRSYNVAKEKAVATVDKTHLERWKITGVVALAERNLELIPDEVWTCGPSTRILDISNNSVEYVPPRIGSLTSMQKLFMNANGLSDQSINWEGLSSLKFLTVLSMNQNDLTALPPALGAISSLRQLYVANNKLTSLPMEIGHLTQLEVLKVNSNRMSTLPTHIGDCISLVEVDLSSNLLSELPETLGNMRNLKALYLSNNGLHSLPGTLFTSCIQLSTLDLHNTEITVDVLRQIEGWEGFDERRRSKHQKQLDFRVVGSAEFDESADKK; from the exons ATGGAAGATCGCGATCAGACTCCTCCGAGTAGCAATCAGGATTCGGATACAGATGCCAACATCAGTATTACGGTTAAGTTCGGTGGAAGATCAATACCTATCACTCCGTCACTGGACTCGTCGATCAAAGATGTCAAGTCCCTCCTCCAACCTCTCACCAATGTCCTCCCTCGTGGGCAGAAGCTCATTTTCAAAG GGAAGATTTTGGACGATTCGATGACGTTGAGGGCATCGGAGGTGAAGAATGGGGCTAAGGTCATGCTCATGGCTTCACAGGGGCTACATCAAGGG GAAGGTCCCATTTTGAAAGCAGCGCGAGCTCAGCCAATTATAAGGGGGACAAACCGTTCTTACAATGTGGCAAAAGAAAAGGCTGTGGCTACTGTTGATAAGACGCATTTGGAACGGTGGAAAATCACTGGAGTTGTTGCATTGGCTGAACGCAATTTGGAG CTCATACCAGACGAGGTGTGGACTTGTGGACCTTCTACAAGGATCCTCGATATCTCTAACAACTCTGTTGAATATGTGCCTCCACGAATTGGTAGTTTGACTTCCATGCAG AAGTTGTTCATGAATGCTAATGGGTTATCTGATCAATCCATTAATTGGGAAGGTCTATCATCTCTCAAGTTTCTGACAGTTCTATCCATGAATCAAAATGA CTTGACAGCTCTTCCTCCTGCACTAGGTGCTATTAGTTCTTTGAGGCAACTGTACGTTGCTAACAACAAGTTAACTAGTCTTCCCATGGAAATAGGACATTTGACTCAGCTCGAAGTGCTGAAGGTCAACAGTAACAG GATGAGCACCCTGCCTACACACATTGGCGACTGCATTTCCCTTGTAGAG GTTGACCTttcatcaaatcttttgtcaGAACTACCTGAGACTCTTGGCAACATGCGAAACCTAAAG GCGTTGTACCTTAGTAACAACGGGCTCCACTCACTTCCTGGCACACTCTTTACTTCCTGCATCCAGCTCTCTACATTGGACCTCCATAACACGGAAATCACGGTGGACGTTCTCCGTCAG ATTGAAGGATGGGAAGGTTTTGATGAACGCCGGCGCTCGAAGCATCAAAAACAACTAGATTTTCGAGTTGTGGGCTCTGCTGAATTTGATGAAAGTGCTGATAAAAAGTGA
- the LOC115745982 gene encoding LRR repeats and ubiquitin-like domain-containing protein At2g30105 isoform X1, with translation MEDRDQTPPSSNQDSDTDANISITVKFGGRSIPITPSLDSSIKDVKSLLQPLTNVLPRGQKLIFKGKILDDSMTLRASEVKNGAKVMLMASQGLHQGEGPILKAARAQPIIRGTNRSYNVAKEKAVATVDKTHLERWKITGVVALAERNLEVLITPLLPEEENLIPDEVWTCGPSTRILDISNNSVEYVPPRIGSLTSMQKLFMNANGLSDQSINWEGLSSLKFLTVLSMNQNDLTALPPALGAISSLRQLYVANNKLTSLPMEIGHLTQLEVLKVNSNRMSTLPTHIGDCISLVEVDLSSNLLSELPETLGNMRNLKALYLSNNGLHSLPGTLFTSCIQLSTLDLHNTEITVDVLRQIEGWEGFDERRRSKHQKQLDFRVVGSAEFDESADKK, from the exons ATGGAAGATCGCGATCAGACTCCTCCGAGTAGCAATCAGGATTCGGATACAGATGCCAACATCAGTATTACGGTTAAGTTCGGTGGAAGATCAATACCTATCACTCCGTCACTGGACTCGTCGATCAAAGATGTCAAGTCCCTCCTCCAACCTCTCACCAATGTCCTCCCTCGTGGGCAGAAGCTCATTTTCAAAG GGAAGATTTTGGACGATTCGATGACGTTGAGGGCATCGGAGGTGAAGAATGGGGCTAAGGTCATGCTCATGGCTTCACAGGGGCTACATCAAGGG GAAGGTCCCATTTTGAAAGCAGCGCGAGCTCAGCCAATTATAAGGGGGACAAACCGTTCTTACAATGTGGCAAAAGAAAAGGCTGTGGCTACTGTTGATAAGACGCATTTGGAACGGTGGAAAATCACTGGAGTTGTTGCATTGGCTGAACGCAATTTGGAGGTATTGATAACTCCCTTATTGcctgaagaagaaaat CTCATACCAGACGAGGTGTGGACTTGTGGACCTTCTACAAGGATCCTCGATATCTCTAACAACTCTGTTGAATATGTGCCTCCACGAATTGGTAGTTTGACTTCCATGCAG AAGTTGTTCATGAATGCTAATGGGTTATCTGATCAATCCATTAATTGGGAAGGTCTATCATCTCTCAAGTTTCTGACAGTTCTATCCATGAATCAAAATGA CTTGACAGCTCTTCCTCCTGCACTAGGTGCTATTAGTTCTTTGAGGCAACTGTACGTTGCTAACAACAAGTTAACTAGTCTTCCCATGGAAATAGGACATTTGACTCAGCTCGAAGTGCTGAAGGTCAACAGTAACAG GATGAGCACCCTGCCTACACACATTGGCGACTGCATTTCCCTTGTAGAG GTTGACCTttcatcaaatcttttgtcaGAACTACCTGAGACTCTTGGCAACATGCGAAACCTAAAG GCGTTGTACCTTAGTAACAACGGGCTCCACTCACTTCCTGGCACACTCTTTACTTCCTGCATCCAGCTCTCTACATTGGACCTCCATAACACGGAAATCACGGTGGACGTTCTCCGTCAG ATTGAAGGATGGGAAGGTTTTGATGAACGCCGGCGCTCGAAGCATCAAAAACAACTAGATTTTCGAGTTGTGGGCTCTGCTGAATTTGATGAAAGTGCTGATAAAAAGTGA